Part of the Plasmodium knowlesi strain H genome assembly, chromosome: 11 genome is shown below.
AGGATGACTGCATCTGCTGGAAATTCGTCTCCTTGGAACACCCGAATAATGTCCCCCACTTTTATGTCCTTGGTTGTCACCTGAACAAAGGGAATTTTTTGTGTTACATATTGTTAGACCATACGTGAAGAAGAAGTGTTGTTAGAATTGTAACGCGGTTGGCAGTTCTCCCGGTTAATCTTCTCATGATtccattttctcttccttcttcccctgcgTGACCACTATGGTGATCACCAGTTTGGCCACACACACCCGTGCGTACCTTCTCAAAGTGAGACATCTTCGGCACTATCCTTAGGTAGCACTGCGAATTCGCATCCTTTATATCCTTCAGATGCTTCAACTCGTAAAGCGTTTCCGTGACTACCAAAATGGCAATGTTCAGAAACATAGAAATGGCTGTAtccataaaaataaacttttTGGTTATCCCTTGGCTAATTTCGGAAAATACATAAACCGTTAGGAAGAGCGAATATACAACGACCGCGTCTAGCGATATCAGTCTTCGGATAAAGTTGTATAGCTacacatgggaaaaaaaaaaaaaaattaccattACATAGAAGCATTCTTAATCTCTCAACATTTCgttgaaaaaaagacaaagaaaGAATCGCACAAAAGTGCGCATGCACATATGTCTATTAAATTCGAGTGGtataaattttgaaaaaaaaagttctcacagagaaattatatattctaaaataatttctacagaatttttgtaaatcgTCTTCTGAGGTCGGGTTGATAACAACTTTTCTGTAAATGTTGTTGCCTGTGCCtatgtattttcttttcccgtCTAAATGCTACGAGCGCGCGGGATAAAGGAGgggcatacacatatgtttGAAGGTCAACATGACGTGCACCCCGTTCAGCAACTGTGCCCTCGTTGCCACGTGCGCTACGATGCGTTACATTGCTTTCAATCTGCTTCTACACcgcttcctcttttttgccACCACTTTTCCCACTCACCATTAGCGTCAAAGCCTGCGTCTTCATCCTCTTTGTGCTCTTCATTTTCGCTCTCTTAAATGTGAGGAAAGATCAATTTGATGAGGGGAGCCTTTACACTGTTTGAACTCACAGACATATCGACGGAtatcaaataaaaagaaatatcatGTAGGATTTTTCACACCGtctatgtatgtgtgtgtgtgcttttttcttaaatgaGTAAAATTGTGATAGACGATATGGAAGGATAAGCTGGCCGCTTCTCCATTATACACGTGCAGTCCCTATATTTATGCTTTTATCTTTTCTGCTCAGtattgtaaattttttttttttttttttcttgtttacGCATATTAGGTGAAGGGATGCGGAATGGGCCCCATCAAAATGCTATGCAACTTGGCTAAGTCATTTTTACATAAGTCTACATAAATAGGGGTAAGTGTCCACGTATGGAggtgatgtttttttcccccaaatTGATTGGGCACTTCCTCTTCATGTACCccattgaaatttttttttttttttttttttttttttttttaatcaccctgcacacatgtgtatacataccaAATAGGTACACGCAAACCTGTCAGGAGGTGGTGCAAcgctccttcttttttaattttttcccccccaacaTTGTATGTAGCTGAAATGAACTAAatgtttttacaaaaatataactgTCACCATGCAAAATAAGCACAGTGCAATGGAACAAAAAGGTGCCACAAATTAGAGAGTAACACAGTGTGTTCCCAATTAGCTCGTACATCCATACCgtgtattatttttttttatcttggGCGAAATGGATCTGTCCTCATCAGTAGTGGAATTTATAATTAATTACATGACCATAgcggaaaataattttcatcaAATGCATGTTGAATAGATATGCGTTTCTTTGGCTCCTTTTCTGACGTAGCTTAAAAGGAGCTGTTGGCTCtgcagaaagaaaagaaaaagcaagcAGACCGCTTAAAAACAGAAGTTTTGCGAATTATCAAGGAAAGGTCTACCCCCTTATACACTGCTCGCGTACCTCGAAttaagaaattattttaaggAATTATCTCCTTCCGGTTTatcacttttatttttaaaacaccCCCTTCTTTATACTCACGCGTGGTCCAAATTAATAAGCTAATTTGGGGTACGTATAACTGTGTAAAGCACACAGTTTCTAACATATTAATTACAAACCAATTTGGCATTGTTGCAAATGTAAACCTGGGTAAGTGGTCTAATCTGTGCACTTATGCAACGACAACACTCCGTGAAGTAGAACATGGTATACGTTACATTATGATAAAGCAatgaacacacacacacaaaaaaaaaaaaaaaaaaaaaaaaatcccaaaAGTTACTCACCATGTAACTCTTTCAACATGCTTACTCTCCCGGAATAAAATCCAGAAAAGTACCAAGACATAAGATATTTGAGCAACTCCTGCAAATCTTTATTTTGGTTGGTAGTGTCCTGCATATTTGTGGTATTTACAACATTTAATTTTCtcataataaaattatcaaaatggTTATTTATAaagttattttctttttcaaatgcACCTTCATCTATGCACAGGAGTTGCGACTCTAGGAAAATGTTTAAAGTAccactacttttttttttttgcttcacgTACACATCACTTATTTCTCTATTGTATTTCTGGAAGGTATCATTAAACGGGATTGGTGGCGGCTCTAGAAGGCCTCTGATTACTTCACTGTTCATGTTAATATCCTTTTGATATGGCAATCCATTCATGTGTTCGTTGGTATACCCGTTGGCATACCCCCCGGTGTATTCCTCCTCATTGACATAATTGCGTCTTACCAACTCCTCATTGGAACTGCTAGCAAAATCCTCCTCTTCGAAAtcaaaattcattttgtcgATGTCAATATAgcgcctttttcttttaggcctcttcttttcattgGTCTCCCTGTTGTCAGTCTCGTCGGGAACTTTATCTACCCCGTCTGCACACATCTCCAAATTTGGTTGTTCACTCGGGCTGTTCAAAGGGGCTTCACGATAGTTATTACCGTCGATGTTTTCGCTTGCAACATTACCGCTGGCGTTGATAAATTCCAAGCCATCGTCAGATTTATTCCAATGGCCCTCCTCATCGGGGGAAGACCCCCCTGGTATATTCTTTTCTATATAATTGTTtaattcctcattttttcgcTTTAAGGAATATTCACTGTTAACTTCCTTCCCAGGTGTACactgcaaaatattttttatacaaaTAGGTATGATGGTTTCATCATTTAAAGAGCACTCTGTagtgttttccttcttgtgtTCTTTCAGATCGATGTTATATTCATTATTCCCATTCATTTTAGCTACCTGCAGTTGAATGGCGCATTATGTTTTTATCAATTCTTACTTTGCTGTGATTCTTCTGGCATTTTGCATCTCATGAAGAACTCAGCAGGTTTGCCATTTATGCGGTGAAATAAATGCTTTCGAACTGTTCCTTCGGCTTCCTCGATTGCCGCGACTGAACTTTCTTGACTCCTCTtgactacttttttttttttttcttcttccgtcATGATTAACCAAAAAGGGGGTAGataaatttccctttttttcaccccacCTTTAAAGCACGTcgctgaattttttttatgaaaaaagaaggaatagagGAATTTAACAAAGATGCAAACCTTTCCTGCGAATGGACAAATTTACACTACACAGTTGAAATAAATGTAGCACCATAAAATGGTAAACAAAACCATTTTGTGTTGTTCAGTACCATCAGCTTGTATACATCACCCTCTGCATGTATAtgatttcccatttttaacacactaagggggggaaaaaaaaagtctacATGTTTTGATGAGGCGAAAATAACTGCATAGCCCATtgcacaattttaaaaattaaagaaactAGGCATGGCAATTTATTCTTCTGTGACACCAACAACATATTAATTTCGTATGAttaagaggaaggaatacACCCTTTTCGATGTGAGGGAAAAGGTCCAgtttttttgaaatattaCAAATGAATCGCACCCCTGTGTAAAATTTTACGTGCAGGACATgaagacatttttttgtgatgACTCTATTAGCAAACCTTATTGAGAACCTTCCGAAGAacgtatttctttttttttcttttcccccgaAGTTGATACAGCTAATGAGAAGAATATGTCAAATGTTATCATAAAATGtgtcctccttttttacctCATTTATTGCCTGTCCTTTATTGTAACTACAACTTGCCAGTTAAGCAATAATGGaagaactttaaaaaaatggtttaGCCAATTTAGTGATAAatctttttcacctgaacaggtcataaaaaaaaaaaaaaaaaaaaaaaactcgcCAACTTTTGGCTGTTCAtttgataagaaaaaaaaaaaaactaccttCGAATGCGTCAGGAGACAAGTGCTTAAATGTAGTGGGAAATTATTTAACGCATGGTGTGATAACTTGTCTATAATACATGCCAATGGAAAGTTGAAAAGAGAACAAATTTATAATGAGGCAGAGCATTATATAGTAACAAAGACGGgaataaatgaaaagttgAACTACATCGATTTGTCATCGTTCAGTACGTATTGCTCATTTTACAAATTGTATGTACGCGACTTGGTACACTTTAGTGACAATAGGGGCGTACATTATGGTACCTCCATTCCGAAGACAATTACTAAAAGATATTTTGTCAAAACAGACCATTTGAATAGTGATCCATTGGATGAAAATACCTATATATTCATTTCAGGCGCGAGAAAGGAAAGCctagaaggggaaaatgaaaacccaCCGTACAGTAAAATTTACAACACGGTAGCGAACATAATACATTATTACTACGTTTTCTTTGTAAGCAAAATACTGGATCACACTTTCTACTTTGTATTTATTGATGGTCATAAGAAGGAAAGCGCTACACATAACACAAGTAATAgttatttaatttataaaaatgaagttataTACCCATTTCGGACTGGTGGAAGAGCCTGTGGAGGCGTTTCTTTCCAGGATTACTCCCACTATGATAACCTACGAGATTTTTACATAATCGAAATTTGTCATTCCTTCAACGGGATTACATACAGACAGAATATGTTCCGTCTGTTGAAGAGGTTGTGTAATCTATATTTTAATATCGAATTGGTTCCCTACATTTTTCAATTACCCCCTGTGTTTTACCACATCTTAATCATCCTTATCTGCTCGTTAACGCTTTCCTATATTTTCTACAAAATTTTTCTAAAGTACAAAAATTGCTTCTGATGTGGCATACGTAGGAAACCGCATGGGGACATAAAACATTTGAACATTGACAAAGGGGAATACAAGAAAAATCAAACCCATTACATTgcatccttttttgtaaataccTCTATGTGTTCACTGGGTTAAAGCAGATATGCGTACAATTTCATTCGAGAACAAcagcaaaattttttatccgTTGACATTTCCCACCCACTGGACAGAATGCACAGGTACGTATAAAAATACCTACATGGCATTCATGTACGTTCGTGTTAATTTTCCCAATACACTGTAAACTTCTACTTGTAACTAATCTACACGGTAAaaacgtttttctttttttcgtaaaaaagCCAAGCATAACTAATTTACACATGAAAAATACATACCCCTATaatgcaaaagaaaagaaaaaaaaaaaaatagtttacgttaatttttcattttaatcaTATATTGTTTGGAAaaacattcatttttttatgcaatTGTTTAACTCCATAATTTGATTaaacttgtttttttttttttttttaaatatttttaaagaaatgttttccatttcgacCTCCCACTGTTCAGggcatatttatttttaacctgTTGATCGGTCCCGCATCCTTTACacttttaacaaaattatcGTTCGTTTCACTTCTATTGGAATTATGtgttatatttttgaaaatattaccCCCATGTTATGTCAgcattatttctttttttctttttttttttttttttttttattcgctCTTTCCTTATCACCTTTTGATTCTTCACACGGTATGCCGCAGGGGGAGCAtaacaaaaaagggatgcGTTTGGATGACTTTCCCCTTCTAACCCAGTTGTACATGTAGTTTCCTTTAAGTGAATAGAATATCCaatcttcatccttttttgcaACATAAGGATAGAAAGAAATATTACAACACAAGAGAAGCACTTAACTCGACATGTGCCAACTAGCTTAAGCAATGCATAGCTGAGACTTCGCAACTAACTTATTTGAGCACTCAAATTGTATTTACATACATcaaggaacaaaaagaaaagagaaaaaaactagAAAAGATGGATGCGCTAATGCTGGACGAAAAAATACGCATGTATGCGCTTGTGCCAATTTTCATTATTGTTGTTTTGGTCTGCATAATAAAAAGCAATCTGGGGCAAATGGTCAGACCTACTATCAAACAGGACGCTGAGAAATTGAAGCAAAAGTAAATAATAGCGAGTAAAatgagagagagaaaaaaatcctttttcatcgattgtgttttttttttttttttttttttttttggcgtatATGCTGCTCTGGTCTGCCATAATTTACACAGACACAGACCTGTACCTTCCTAGGTGCACCTGCAAATTGCCACGTTGTAATTGGCATGGACCGAAATTGAGTAAATATAGAGGAGATATTAATAAAGACACTTTTTTCACCCCTCCtctcccttttattttttttaaagtaacTTCCTAACTAGGTATACCCAACTGAAAACGAATTATGGATTTATTTCCCCAGTTGCATTCCTAAGTCgaaagtatttttttaacaaaccACAAGGTGGCTTTTTCAATGATTTGCCTGAACAAGTGAATCCGTTTGATGCTCTCTTAAAGCAAGATCCCTCGGACCTGTTTGGAATGATGAAGAACCAAATCCCCTTTTTGGTGTTACAGTTGGGACTAGGGTTTTTAAtaaacctctttttttctggctACTTAGTGGGTATGCTTCGCTAGGCGAGACTGTGATGCGCGTGTTTCGAAGTGTGAAACTGGGCACGGAACATACACGCAACACACACACGTATGCGTCTTTTCGCATGTCACCCCCTTTCAGCCaaaattccctttcccctgaCGTACAAATTCAAGTCAACCCTCCAGATGGGAATGGATATAGAATTGCTCGACATGAAATTTGTGTCCTCCCTCTCATGGTTAGAATTTTCCCCTATAAGAGGGAGTTTATCCATTCTTATTACCCATTCTGATACCACGTTGGGGATTACATGAaagtttttttgtttgtcctTTTTATCCCTTCGTTCGcgcatttcattttgttgcaAAACTTCCACCCCTTAATCGCAGGTACTTCCTTGTCATGTTTGGATCGAGCGGACTAATAAGCATCATTGATTACTTTGTTCTTCAcggtatggaaaaaaaaaaaaaaaaaaaaaaaaaaaaaaaaaaatggacgaaagAGCGAATAGCTACTTATAACATAGCAAAACTGCTGTGCGAACAAAAAGacaattttcccttttttcctttttttctttttttttttgtgaacaaAAATGTTGCAGACAAGGACAGGTCACAAAATAACCCAATGGACAATTTGATGGGAGCCCAAAATCCCTTAGCCAAACGTAATAGTAGAAAATAAgggaggatattttttttgcat
Proteins encoded:
- a CDS encoding ER membrane protein complex subunit 3, putative; translation: MDALMLDEKIRMYALVPIFIIVVLVCIIKSNLGQMVRPTIKQDAEKLKQNNFLTRYTQLKTNYGFISPVAFLSRKYFFNKPQGGFFNDLPEQVNPFDALLKQDPSDLFGMMKNQIPFLVLQLGLGFLINLFFSGYLVAKIPFPLTYKFKSTLQMGMDIELLDMKFVSSLSWYFLVMFGSSGLISIIDYFVLHDKDRSQNNPMDNLMGAQNPLAKQPTNMNNVPDLKKFYDKKKAELENVRYKFWLENIEYNLVVNWK